Proteins encoded by one window of Streptomyces sp. NBC_01477:
- a CDS encoding RNA polymerase sigma-70 factor: MTEDPYAAHRSLLFTVAYEMLGSATDAEDVLQESWLRWSAVDHSQVRDPRSYLVRVVTRQALNRLRTVSRRREDYVGEWLPEPLLTSPDVAEDVELAESVSIAMLTVLETLGPTERAVFVLREVFELPYGEIAEVIGKSAAAVRQIGRRARERVAARQPRVRVSRSEQQAVVERFLAALETGQLQELLAVMAPDVVLIADGGGVVAAALAPLHGSEPVAAVLARANRVAAFSTAAVWLNGAPAGRIELDGEASAVSLVVEDGLITRIYAVRNPQKLAWLDVPAELAR, from the coding sequence CGCGGAGGACGTGCTCCAGGAGTCCTGGCTGCGGTGGTCGGCCGTGGACCACTCCCAGGTGCGCGACCCGCGGTCCTACCTCGTCCGGGTCGTCACGCGGCAGGCGCTCAACCGTCTGCGTACGGTCTCCCGCCGCCGTGAGGACTACGTCGGGGAGTGGCTGCCGGAGCCACTGCTGACCAGCCCCGATGTGGCGGAGGACGTCGAACTCGCGGAGAGCGTCTCGATCGCGATGCTGACCGTGCTGGAGACGCTCGGTCCGACCGAGCGGGCGGTGTTCGTGCTGCGCGAGGTCTTCGAGCTGCCGTACGGCGAGATCGCCGAGGTCATCGGGAAGTCCGCGGCCGCGGTGCGGCAGATCGGGCGGCGGGCCCGCGAGCGCGTGGCGGCCCGGCAGCCGCGGGTGCGGGTCAGCCGGTCGGAGCAGCAGGCCGTGGTGGAGCGGTTCCTGGCCGCCCTCGAAACGGGGCAGTTGCAGGAGCTGCTGGCGGTCATGGCGCCGGACGTCGTCCTGATCGCCGACGGCGGCGGTGTGGTGGCGGCGGCGCTGGCTCCGCTGCACGGGAGCGAACCGGTGGCCGCGGTGCTCGCGCGCGCCAACCGGGTGGCCGCGTTCTCGACCGCGGCCGTGTGGCTCAACGGCGCGCCCGCGGGCCGGATCGAACTCGACGGCGAGGCGTCGGCGGTGAGCCTCGTGGTGGAGGACGGGCTGATCACCAGGATCTACGCGGTGCGGAACCCGCAGAAGCTGGCGTGGCTCGACGTGCCCGCCGAGCTCGCCAGATAA
- a CDS encoding thioesterase II family protein: MRDTVAPTTGAVRRFHPLEGAPARLICFPHAGGAAGFFRPLSAELRQRADVLCMQYPGHQDRYREPLLDDIAALADGAAEDLAPWRGEPLALFGHSMGALVAYEVARRLAADGAGPVRLFASGRPAPSVYREGHRHGKSDDELLADIRALDGTPPELLADEEVLQVVLPVLRSDYRAVANYRHPQGARLVCPVTVLTGDTDPRVTAEEARAWTRHTAADCEVRTFAGGHFFLAEHWPEIGRLVLDRLAAAPQPSGTGG; encoded by the coding sequence GTGAGGGACACCGTGGCACCTACCACCGGCGCCGTACGCCGCTTCCACCCGCTCGAGGGAGCGCCCGCGCGCCTCATCTGCTTTCCGCACGCCGGCGGCGCCGCCGGCTTCTTCCGCCCGCTCTCCGCCGAGCTGCGGCAGCGGGCCGACGTGCTGTGCATGCAGTATCCGGGTCACCAGGACCGCTACCGCGAGCCGCTGCTCGACGACATCGCCGCGCTCGCGGACGGCGCCGCCGAGGACCTGGCGCCCTGGCGCGGGGAGCCTCTCGCGCTGTTCGGGCACAGCATGGGCGCCCTCGTCGCGTACGAGGTCGCGCGGCGGCTTGCGGCCGACGGCGCCGGGCCCGTACGGCTGTTCGCGTCCGGGCGACCGGCACCCTCGGTCTACCGCGAAGGCCATCGGCACGGCAAGAGCGACGACGAACTGCTCGCCGACATCCGGGCGCTGGACGGCACACCGCCGGAACTCCTCGCCGACGAGGAGGTGCTGCAAGTGGTGCTGCCGGTGCTGCGCAGCGACTACCGGGCGGTGGCGAACTACCGGCACCCGCAGGGCGCCCGACTGGTGTGCCCGGTCACCGTACTCACCGGGGACACCGACCCGCGGGTGACGGCCGAGGAGGCGCGGGCCTGGACGCGGCACACCGCGGCCGACTGCGAGGTGCGCACCTTCGCGGGCGGCCACTTCTTCCTCGCCGAGCACTGGCCCGAGATCGGCCGCCTGGTCCTCGACCGCCTCGCCGCCGCCCCGCAGCCGTCCGGGACCGGCGGCTGA